The nucleotide window tagtcccaattgatgctatatgaggtcactttaggtcagctgaattttcttggatttactcttaagaggtgggtcttattttgtttgcttgaggacaagcaaaagcttaagtttgggggagttgataactagggattctaatTCATTCtacactcctttttacttgagttttgattaaaaatatatacaaaatagtcccaaaggcttacatgttgtacttgtttgcagggtttgatCAAAAAGGTGATAATTAGTCAAAaccggctcaaaaaggagtgaaacatgcacaagtaccaagaacaagtcaaagcacagctGCAACAGGCCCACCGCGGCCGCAAGCCATTTTGTGCGTTCCacagtgaggagattcagagaggtgcacTTTTGGAACCTAAGTCAATGCGGATCGCGGAGGATTTAGTGCGGTCGCAGTGGCCTCTTTCCAGCCGCAAcacattttgtgcagtccgcaaagAAGGGGGTTCAGAGAGTTAGGAATTGGAAGATGaaggccaatgcggtccgcggtcctttttgtgcggaccgtagttGAAGCCATCAcagccgcggtgcattttatgcggcccgcggtggccagAGTAAGAGGATGATTAATCAAGCCAAGAAGCCtcattgcggtccgcggtgcatttGTGCGGACCGGACTACctcgtcaggggtatttttgtccagaaaattttgcctagtataaatacttttttccacatttttagggtatcttttgtAATCTGAGAAAGACTAGAGCACATGAACGGCTGTATTaggctattttgagtaatttgtagctactTTAACACTGAATTTTCTTTATCTTTgtttgtaattaaatcttatgggttattcttcatctatttatcagttttcttccattattatgagtagctaaacccattagctagggttgtggctcaaccctagtgtgggtatttgatgggtcttgagttttaaggcttgaatgtttatgggtgtttgatatttggactaatttatgttGTCCAttttgaattagtggttgcaaacgctaatttgtgcctttttgacttgggcccttcttgagaaagagagcttgagtctagaaaaattagtccaacaaggaattggggcgtactcaagagattgatagccccaattaaagggttaaacctagagatagtaatacctgacttgaacctaaattgcttgcacaattatcatacccaattggtcttgagaaagtcaattagggcaaaatcactcaaactaccgagaggtatagagtgagaagtttcgtgcattggttatatcgtaatccctAACATGACGACTTTGCCTTAGAttcgagaacccgtcaagtatttacctaggagaaagtcacttccctagtacctctttaaccatttagacaacctttcaagtatcttactcttagcttaatttagcatcttattagcataatattagaagtaatcaaaagaccaactatgattggaagtgcaattaaaaTCACTATGCATTGCTAGTTTGGATAGGAAACCAACTCatacttctagctccctgtggattcgatcccggcCATtttgggtaaaagctgcttcgaccactcttgTCACTCTATAGTGTTGTAGGGTTGGCTCCGATCAATGATCAAAACAATCCTAAGGGTCCTCAGAACAGTGTTTTGGAAAGAGTTAAGCGCAAAAAAGTGATGAGGCCTCGCTTCAcagaagcgagaagcgaagcgcgCATCTTTTTGTTGTGAAGTGCAATTTAacacataaataaaaaaataaaatagggaTAGATAAATGGCTAAGAACtcattaaaaataacatattaagcaAATGTTTCAATTCTTGAATCAAGAAGCAAATAATAGATACTAAAACTAGATAGTGAATAATCCTCAAAAGTCATAACATATTAAGCAAGTgcaaaacaaaatcacaaaaggAGCAACATCCTATTCTTCAACAGGATCTCCAAACTCTTGAAGTGTCATCATGTTCGAGTTATTATATtggtcatcatcttcttcttcttcatcggaGTCTTCATTAATTAGGGTTCTACTTGTACATGTACTTTTACTTGTAGATACTCTTTCTTTGCTCCTTAAAGTACTTCCCCTAAAACCATAAACATTTTATTCAACTCCACTTGCCATAGCAACATGACCAAAAGTGAGACCTTCTCCTTcaaacacttcttcttcttcatgattTTTGGGGCCTCCAGTTAACCATTCATTTGCTTCATCAATGTTATCCAATAAAATTGGATCAATGATATTGCGAGATTTGTAACGAGAGCCAATGTTCTATTATATTTTACGAACAACGAGATCATTGAGTTTCTTTAGCTCAAGTCTGTTCCTCTTCTTAGTATGAATCTGCATAATAAGATGTAGAAAGTAACTAAGAGGAGGACTTAGGACAATTGAGATAAACTTTAATTTAGTAATAATGTAATATAGCTTCTCACATGTTCATAAACACTCTAATTTCTCTCGCATCTGGATGGGCTACAAGTTAAGCTTTGAACTCTAATAGCAAATTGTTGCAAGTTAGGAACTTCATAACCAAATTGCATCCACCATTCAACTGTAGAAGTATTATTTTAGAAGTTAATAACTTGAAAGTTAAATCTCTAAAGAGtaaaacaattgaaaaaaattGCTCACCCAGTGCCAATTTGGTTCTGCCTCTAATGGCCGAAGCTAATCCAAGAATTCCATCGGCTTGCATATACACACCAAGCTCTTGCCCTATTTTGTCTTGCTTCACTTCATCTGGCACCAACTTCGCAACACGTGCATGATACGCCTTCCAAAAATTTAAATCTAAAGTCTTGTTCTCATTGTTTGTGTAAAACAATCCGAGGTTCAAAATATGCCATGCTGCATGTAAAGGTTGATGAAGCTGATCATCCCACCTTTTATCAATGATTTCAAACACTCTCTCATATTTCCTCCTATCATGATCAAATGCCTTCTCAATAGCTTCTTTAGCCCTATCCATGGCTTCATAAATGTATCCCATTGGTGGTTTTTTCTCCCCATCCACCAAACGAAGTACACTAACCAAAGGATTACCAACTTTAAGTGCTTGAACAATGTCATTCCAAAAATATGGACCAATAATAAATCTCGCAACTTCTTTCCCAAGAGTTTCCTTTGCATAGATACTCTCACTCCATTCGGTTGACAAGACCAACGTTCGCAAATTTTGCTTTTGCAGGTAAACGTTATGCAAGGTCAAGATAGCTGTTGTGAATCTTGTCTTAGCcggtttcaccaaatttctttgttttttgtaTCTTCTCATTATGTTCAACAACAACGGCCTTGGACTAATGTAAGAATATATCTTGATCGCCTTAGCAAAAACTGTACAAAGTCAATTTTCATAGTTAGTAAGTATAAGCTATTAACATTAAGGTTAAAAacataaaatagaaaataagaACCACTTGTTCACCTGTAGAATATGGGGCTAACTTGAAAATGTCACCAAACATCAAGTTGATACAATGTGCAGCACAAAGAGTCCAATAAAtatttggaaaaactcctttcAACATGCCACCCGCTTTTTTATTCTCACTTGCGTTATCAGTGACAACTTGAACCACATTTTCCTGTCCAACATTCAATATTGTCTTATCAAAAAATTGAACATTTTATCGGAATTGGTTGAGGAGTCACTAGCATCAGAAGATTCAAGAAACACACTACCACTCGGAGAATTCACCAAAATATTAATGACcattttttcattatttgcagtcCATTTGTCCATCATAATGGAACAACCATAAACTTTCCATTGCGCCTTATGCTCCTCGACAATCTTGTCTGTCTTTTCCACCTCCTTTTTTTAGACAAGGAACTCTTACTTCGTGATAGATAGGGGGCTTCATTCCCGGGCCATATTGGCCAACGGCCTCAATGAATTCACTAAAACTATCGGTGTAATTTACACAATTAAAAGTAAGCCCTGCATCATACATCCACCTTGCAAAAGCATCTACAACACGCTCCCTCAAACTCTTCCTACAAGATTCTAAGTCAACATCTTcaccctttctcttttcatttgGTTTTTGTGAGAAAAAAAGATTAAGAAAACCTTTCACATTGCTACCGGCAGTGGATGATCCACTTCCACTTGTTGAATTATTTCTTTGAGATTTAGAGGGAGGTGGCCTCATTATATCATTGACTTCATCGTCATCCTCATCCATTTGACTATCTTCATCAAGAAAATTAATCATAGATGCTCCATGGCTCATTGGattttttaactcatttttttctTAACATAATCTCTCATTTATTTCTTAACAGTAACCGAAACACTTGGACATTCTTTGACATCTCTAAAACCACCGATTAGATGTCTCTTGTGACGATATATTCCACCATTATAAATTTTTTGACAAAAGATACATTGTACTCTTGAGTTATTATTGTCAACTGCAACTCCATACGCCCAAGCTGGATCTCTTTTTTGGCTTGATGCCATTGAATAATCAAATTAAATTTACTACAATAAACAACCAAAAAAATTACAATTAATTCACAGGACAAAACAGAAAACAGAGCATAAAGGGCACTTTTAATAACAGAAACAGAGCAgcataatagaagaaaacaaagcataaagaacacTTTTAATAACAGAACAAAAAGAAGTCATTTAGGGCAACATATGAGCGCTTAATCTAgagaaaaaaattgaaagaaaaacagaagagaagaagaataacagaagaagaCAGAAAATAGAGCATGAAGAAGAAGAACAGAAGAACTGAAGAAGAAgactagaagaagaagaagaagaagaagaagaagaagaagaagaagaagaagaagaagaagaagaagaagaagaagaagaagaagaagaagaagaagaagaagaagaagaagaaacttacCTGTTTTGGAGCAGCAGTGGTCTGTCGCAGACTAGAAGAAGAAGAACTGAAGAAGAAgactagaagaagaagaaaaagaaacttacttGTTTTGGAGCAGCAGTGGTCTATCGTAGTGTCGCTGGAGTTCGTTGGGCTGGAGAAAAAGACCAGTGTATGGTTTGGTAACAGATGTCTTTGGAGCGTATGTTTATTTgcccaaaatttttaaaaaaacccTAGCTTCAGCCTTCTGCTCGCTTAAGCGAGATTTTTATCGCTTTTCTTAACGCGTCACTTCTCG belongs to Nicotiana tabacum cultivar K326 chromosome 6, ASM71507v2, whole genome shotgun sequence and includes:
- the LOC107800366 gene encoding uncharacterized protein LOC107800366 codes for the protein MSHGASMINFLDEDSQMDEDDDEVNDIMRPPPSKSQRNNSTSGSGSSTAGSNVKGFLNLFFSQKPNEKRKGEDVDLESCRKSLRERVVDAFARWMYDAGLTFNCEVEKTDKIVEEHKAQWKVYGCSIMMDKWTANNEKMVINILENVVQVVTDNASENKKAGGMLKGVFPNIYWTLCAAHCINLMFGDIFKLAPYSTVFAKAIKIYSYISPRPLLLNIMRRYKKQRNLVKPAKTRFTTAILTLHNVYLQKQNLRTLVLSTEWSESIYAKETLGKEVARFIIGPYFWNDIVQALKVGNPLVSVLRLVDGEKKPPMGYIYEAMDRAKEAIEKAFDHDRRKYERVFEIIDKRWDDQLHQPLHAAWHILNLGLFYTNNENKTLDLNFWKAYHARVAKLVPDEVKQDKIGQELGVYMQADGILGLASAIRGRTKLALVEWWMQFGYEVPNLQQFAIRNIGSRYKSRNIIDPILLDNIDEANEWLTGGPKNHEEEEVFEGEGLTFGHVAMASGVE